The Niallia alba genome includes a window with the following:
- the uraH gene encoding hydroxyisourate hydrolase: MKTGITTHVLDLTQGKPGAGIKVELWEITNSTRTFIANGLTNEDGRVETVLLEKVEDGEYELVFLVKEYFQRAEGKNNFLTSIPIRFYTDKTQVHYHIPLLLSGWGYQTYRGS, from the coding sequence ATGAAAACAGGAATTACAACCCATGTTTTGGATTTAACTCAAGGAAAACCAGGTGCTGGAATTAAAGTAGAGTTATGGGAAATAACAAATTCGACTAGAACATTTATAGCAAACGGACTAACAAATGAGGATGGCAGAGTAGAGACTGTATTATTAGAAAAAGTGGAAGATGGGGAATATGAATTAGTATTTTTGGTTAAAGAGTATTTTCAAAGAGCAGAAGGTAAAAATAATTTTTTAACTTCGATTCCGATTCGTTTCTATACAGACAAAACACAAGTGCATTATCACATTCCTTTATTATTATCTGGCTGGGGATATCAAACCTATCGAGGGAGTTGA
- a CDS encoding allantoinase produces MNLWEYDLVIKNGMIVNEEKQIKANVGIKEGKIVEIDAHIMPNQGKHSIDADGLYLFPGVIDTHVHFNEPGRSEWEGFKTGSKSLAAGGSTLFFDMPLNSHPPTTTKEAFLQKDALAKEKSLIDYRLWGGVVPGNLDELEKLYQCGVIGFKAFMSNSGIEDFQFSDDRTLLQSMKKIAELQSILAVHAESDTITSFLSEEIISRRDHSALAFANARPIYSEIEAVQRIIAYAEVTKCKVHIVHISSSKVLKPILAAKAKGVDISVETCPHYLSLTVNDLEKLGSVAKCAPPLRTKQEIDNLWAAIGKGEIDVIGSDHSPSLVSMKEGTLLEAWGGISGCQTTLSVLLEEGYWKRGIPLEMIAKITSANPAKRFGIFPNKGSFSIGSDGDIAIVDLNEQFTLQKEDLYYKNKLSPYIGKTFRGRVKATISQGQIVYSTLKGNKISSPK; encoded by the coding sequence ATGAATTTGTGGGAATATGATTTAGTAATCAAAAATGGAATGATTGTTAATGAGGAAAAGCAAATAAAAGCTAATGTAGGGATAAAAGAAGGGAAAATAGTAGAAATTGATGCACATATTATGCCAAACCAAGGAAAACACAGCATAGATGCAGATGGACTATATTTATTTCCCGGTGTTATTGACACCCACGTGCATTTCAATGAACCTGGAAGAAGTGAATGGGAAGGCTTTAAGACGGGAAGTAAAAGTTTAGCAGCTGGTGGATCAACCTTATTCTTTGATATGCCATTAAACAGTCATCCTCCCACTACAACGAAGGAGGCATTTCTACAAAAAGATGCGCTTGCCAAAGAAAAATCACTTATTGATTATCGATTATGGGGTGGAGTGGTACCTGGTAATCTAGACGAACTAGAAAAACTTTACCAATGTGGGGTGATTGGCTTTAAAGCTTTTATGTCCAATAGCGGAATAGAAGATTTTCAATTCTCAGATGACCGGACTTTACTGCAATCTATGAAAAAAATCGCCGAACTACAAAGTATTTTAGCAGTACATGCTGAAAGTGATACAATCACCAGTTTTTTGAGTGAGGAGATTATTAGTCGAAGGGATCATTCTGCTTTAGCCTTTGCAAATGCGAGACCAATTTACTCTGAAATAGAAGCAGTTCAACGTATTATCGCTTATGCAGAAGTAACAAAATGTAAAGTACATATCGTTCATATAAGTAGCTCCAAGGTTTTGAAACCGATATTAGCAGCTAAAGCAAAAGGAGTAGATATAAGTGTGGAAACTTGTCCACACTATTTATCGCTAACAGTAAATGACTTAGAGAAACTTGGTTCGGTTGCAAAATGTGCTCCACCATTACGAACTAAACAGGAAATAGATAACCTTTGGGCGGCGATTGGTAAGGGGGAAATAGATGTGATTGGTTCAGATCATTCCCCGTCACTGGTTTCTATGAAAGAAGGGACTCTATTAGAGGCGTGGGGAGGAATTTCAGGATGCCAAACGACTCTATCTGTTTTATTAGAAGAAGGCTATTGGAAAAGAGGTATACCGTTAGAAATGATTGCAAAAATCACAAGTGCTAATCCAGCAAAAAGATTTGGAATATTTCCTAATAAAGGTAGTTTTTCCATAGGGAGTGATGGTGATATAGCAATCGTTGATTTAAATGAACAGTTTACCTTACAAAAAGAAGATTTATATTATAAAAATAAGTTAAGTCCTTATATTGGAAAAACATTTCGTGGACGAGTAAAAGCAACGATAAGTCAAGGTCAAATCGTTTATTCAACTCTTAAGGGTAATAAGATATCTAGCCCAAAATAA
- the purT gene encoding formate-dependent phosphoribosylglycinamide formyltransferase, protein MVGAPNTSQAKKIIVLGSGELGKEVIIEAQRLGVETIAVDRYDHAPASHVAHRSYTIDMLDGDQLRAVIEKEKPDYIVPEIEAIATKTLLDLEKEGYTVVPTAHATYLTMDREGIRRLASETLNLPTAKYAFANSIEELEEAVHTIGFPCVIKPVMSSSGKGQSICRSVDEIEASWQEAVNGGRGKKTRVIIEEFIVFESEITLLTVRSVNGTTYCPPIGHIQKDGDYIESWQPHFMSDEQLAEAEEIAKKITDSLGGYGLFGVELFLTANGVYFSEVSPRPHDTGMVTMITQDLSEFALHVRAILGYPVTGVKLHAPGASKTLKAIKESETYSITGIKEALSVENTQVRVFGKPKTTKGRRMAVVLHTNETVELALDGVRKAAELLAIDYKL, encoded by the coding sequence ATGGTAGGAGCACCAAATACTTCACAAGCAAAAAAAATCATTGTTTTAGGTTCTGGAGAGTTAGGGAAGGAAGTTATCATTGAGGCACAGCGTTTAGGTGTCGAAACGATTGCTGTTGATCGATATGACCATGCGCCAGCGAGTCATGTTGCACATCGTTCTTACACAATAGATATGCTTGATGGTGACCAATTAAGAGCGGTTATCGAAAAGGAAAAGCCTGATTATATTGTTCCTGAAATTGAGGCGATTGCAACGAAGACACTACTAGATTTAGAAAAAGAGGGCTATACAGTAGTTCCAACTGCCCATGCTACATATTTAACGATGGACCGCGAAGGAATTAGAAGATTGGCAAGCGAGACATTGAACTTGCCTACAGCAAAGTATGCCTTTGCAAATAGCATAGAAGAACTGGAAGAAGCAGTACATACTATTGGATTTCCTTGTGTCATTAAGCCGGTTATGAGTTCATCTGGTAAAGGGCAAAGTATTTGCCGAAGTGTGGATGAAATCGAAGCATCATGGCAGGAAGCAGTCAATGGCGGAAGAGGGAAAAAAACACGAGTAATTATAGAAGAGTTTATTGTATTTGAATCAGAAATAACCCTTTTGACAGTCCGTTCGGTTAATGGCACAACTTACTGTCCTCCCATTGGACATATACAAAAAGATGGGGATTATATTGAATCTTGGCAACCTCATTTTATGTCAGATGAACAACTGGCTGAGGCAGAAGAGATTGCTAAGAAAATAACGGATAGCTTAGGTGGATATGGACTATTTGGTGTGGAATTATTTTTAACAGCGAACGGTGTCTATTTTAGTGAAGTTTCCCCTAGACCTCACGATACAGGGATGGTAACAATGATAACACAAGATCTTTCCGAATTTGCTTTACATGTAAGAGCGATTCTCGGTTACCCTGTTACAGGTGTGAAATTGCATGCTCCTGGTGCGAGTAAGACATTAAAAGCAATAAAAGAAAGTGAAACATACTCCATAACTGGAATAAAAGAAGCTTTATCTGTTGAAAACACACAAGTCCGTGTATTCGGTAAACCAAAGACGACAAAGGGAAGAAGAATGGCAGTAGTATTGCATACAAATGAAACCGTTGAATTAGCATTAGATGGTGTCCGAAAAGCAGCGGAATTACTAGCTATTGATTATAAGCTATAA
- a CDS encoding L-lactate MFS transporter — MKTKNRWLIALSAVGIHISIGSVYAWSVFTKPLESQYNWSLTSISWTFSIAILFLGLSAAFLGHFVEKYGPRASGRLSAVLFGLGMVGAGFATSIESLPLLYITYGMFGGIGLGVGYITPVSTLVKWFPDRRGLATGLAIMGFGFASMISSPVMNHLINTVGISNTFYILGAIYFVIILCSAQYLEAPPKGYMPIGFKQSMETGQIKVKEDLSQLTANEAVKTKRFWALWIMLFINITCGIAILAVASPMGQELAGLSVAGAATLVGIMGVFNGFGRIAWATISDYIGRPNVYTLFFAIQVVAFFALPHLHHYIAFSIIVFIIMSCYGGGFASIPAYIGDLFGTKQLGAIHGYILTAWSAAGVAGPSIVSWIRDTTGSYQGTLLVFSCLFIVSLAVSLLIRLDIRRLKELNKTVTESSSF; from the coding sequence ATGAAAACAAAAAATCGTTGGCTAATCGCTTTATCTGCAGTTGGTATTCATATTTCAATTGGATCTGTATATGCATGGAGTGTGTTTACAAAACCGCTTGAATCTCAATACAACTGGAGCTTAACTAGTATTTCTTGGACGTTTAGTATCGCTATTTTATTTTTAGGTTTATCAGCAGCATTTCTCGGTCATTTTGTTGAAAAATATGGTCCTCGTGCTTCAGGTAGGCTTTCTGCTGTTTTGTTTGGATTAGGAATGGTAGGTGCTGGATTTGCCACCAGTATTGAATCTTTACCTCTACTTTATATCACTTATGGTATGTTTGGCGGAATCGGATTAGGAGTTGGCTATATTACACCTGTATCAACGCTGGTTAAGTGGTTTCCCGATCGTAGAGGATTAGCAACAGGGCTAGCAATTATGGGATTCGGATTTGCTTCTATGATAAGCAGCCCTGTTATGAATCATTTGATTAATACAGTAGGTATATCGAATACTTTCTATATTCTAGGTGCAATCTATTTTGTAATCATTTTATGTTCTGCACAATATTTAGAGGCACCACCTAAAGGGTACATGCCAATTGGATTTAAACAATCGATGGAAACTGGTCAAATCAAGGTAAAAGAAGATTTATCCCAATTAACTGCAAATGAAGCGGTAAAAACAAAAAGATTTTGGGCATTATGGATTATGTTGTTTATCAATATCACTTGTGGAATTGCCATCCTTGCAGTCGCTTCTCCAATGGGGCAGGAATTAGCAGGATTATCCGTAGCTGGTGCTGCGACACTAGTAGGGATTATGGGTGTATTTAACGGGTTTGGTAGAATTGCATGGGCAACCATTTCTGATTATATTGGCAGACCAAATGTCTATACCTTGTTTTTCGCAATCCAAGTAGTAGCATTCTTTGCTCTGCCGCATTTACATCATTATATCGCTTTTTCTATCATCGTATTTATTATTATGTCCTGCTATGGTGGAGGATTTGCATCAATTCCTGCCTATATTGGTGATTTATTTGGAACAAAGCAGTTAGGTGCTATTCATGGCTATATTCTTACTGCTTGGTCAGCAGCAGGTGTTGCAGGACCTAGCATTGTGTCATGGATTCGGGATACTACAGGAAGCTATCAAGGAACATTACTGGTATTTTCGTGTCTTTTTATTGTATCACTAGCTGTTTCTTTGTTAATTCGTTTAGATATTCGTAGATTAAAAGAACTAAATAAAACAGTAACAGAAAGCAGTAGTTTTTAA
- a CDS encoding AEC family transporter: MENFNTQFFYSVIIIAIGYFFKQRNIIKEKDGEGLARIIFNITLPCLIISTLHNVIIEKSLLILVFLGLFYGVLISIIGLFLFRKEANKEKGMLGMLIPGFNIGIFAYPLVQGIWGAEGIKYFGMFDIGNALVTFGISYLIGSYYSQEGTVMTTKQVVGKLGKSIPLMTYVFIFFINITGIHMPHQVIEVTSTISKANMPLSLLLLGIYLNFSFEKKHWKGIGRVLGIRYGTGLFLGILAYLLWPAEDMFRYTILIGLILPMASSVLPYSVEFKYNQHFVGTAANLSIVISFFLIWMIGNLIV, encoded by the coding sequence ATGGAAAATTTCAATACCCAATTTTTTTATTCAGTGATTATCATTGCAATTGGTTATTTCTTTAAACAGAGAAATATTATTAAAGAAAAGGATGGGGAAGGGTTAGCACGAATAATCTTTAATATCACTCTACCGTGCTTGATTATCTCTACCTTACATAACGTGATTATTGAAAAGTCATTGCTTATATTAGTATTTTTAGGGTTATTTTATGGAGTTCTTATTTCGATTATTGGCCTTTTTTTATTTCGAAAGGAAGCAAACAAGGAAAAAGGGATGCTAGGCATGCTTATTCCAGGATTTAATATTGGTATCTTTGCCTATCCTTTAGTTCAAGGGATTTGGGGTGCTGAAGGGATTAAATATTTTGGCATGTTTGATATTGGAAATGCACTCGTTACCTTTGGGATTAGCTATTTAATTGGTAGCTATTATTCACAAGAAGGGACAGTAATGACAACGAAGCAGGTAGTAGGAAAATTAGGAAAGTCCATTCCGTTAATGACCTATGTTTTTATTTTCTTCATTAATATAACTGGTATTCATATGCCACATCAGGTGATTGAAGTAACGTCCACTATTTCAAAGGCAAATATGCCACTATCTTTATTGCTACTTGGTATTTATTTGAATTTTTCTTTTGAAAAGAAGCATTGGAAGGGGATTGGAAGAGTACTTGGGATTCGATATGGTACTGGCTTATTTTTAGGGATACTTGCTTATCTTTTATGGCCAGCAGAAGATATGTTTCGTTATACGATCTTGATTGGTTTAATTTTACCGATGGCATCAAGTGTTCTTCCATATAGTGTGGAGTTTAAATATAATCAACATTTTGTCGGAACTGCTGCCAATTTATCGATTGTGATTAGTTTTTTCTTAATTTGGATGATTGGTAATTTAATTGTGTAA
- a CDS encoding CAP domain-containing protein → MTKLLKWVITILIIYGAYNFYFKESKNNAVTEQSPTLENSINQNSITSFIQSVTKELGNLKSLFNDAQDILPDWNVEENAEEIAKPELVTPKDHPFSIYNISLGDNKQAVEKTLGSPQRVTTNEYGISWFTYHHNYQNFVMIGYDENNQVAALYTNQDLIASTNGIKKGTEKAKVLETLGEPLTELRKGLVSYKMTNDRDYEMFSLDGSYVTVFFDKHENNTVTALQIVSSSIEENRKDFYVDGSEELKEGFEYQLFDLTNASRVNNHLKPLSWDEAVKETARKHSLDMAENNYFSHTNLEGESPFDRMLNDGIRYSMAGENLAYGQNSSIFAHEGLMNSMGHRENILQKDFAFLGIGVAFNNNAQPYYTENFLTK, encoded by the coding sequence ATGACAAAACTATTAAAATGGGTTATTACCATTCTGATCATATACGGAGCTTATAATTTTTATTTTAAAGAGAGCAAAAATAATGCAGTAACTGAACAATCTCCTACGTTAGAAAATAGTATCAATCAAAATTCAATTACTTCCTTTATTCAATCAGTTACAAAGGAATTAGGTAATTTAAAATCGCTCTTTAATGACGCTCAAGATATTCTTCCTGACTGGAATGTAGAAGAAAATGCTGAAGAAATAGCAAAACCAGAGTTAGTCACACCAAAGGATCATCCTTTTTCGATCTATAATATTTCTCTTGGGGATAATAAACAGGCAGTTGAAAAAACGCTTGGTAGCCCCCAACGAGTAACTACTAATGAATATGGAATCTCCTGGTTTACGTATCATCATAATTATCAAAATTTTGTTATGATAGGCTATGACGAAAATAATCAAGTAGCTGCCTTATATACAAATCAAGATTTAATCGCTTCTACTAACGGCATTAAAAAGGGAACAGAAAAAGCAAAAGTGTTAGAAACATTAGGAGAACCGCTAACAGAATTAAGAAAAGGGCTTGTTTCTTACAAAATGACGAATGACAGAGATTATGAGATGTTCTCGCTTGATGGTTCCTATGTTACAGTATTTTTTGATAAACATGAGAATAACACAGTAACTGCCCTTCAAATCGTAAGTTCTTCTATAGAAGAAAATCGGAAGGATTTTTATGTGGATGGCAGTGAGGAACTGAAAGAAGGATTTGAATACCAATTATTTGATTTGACAAATGCGAGTCGAGTTAATAACCATTTAAAGCCTTTATCATGGGATGAAGCAGTCAAAGAAACAGCCCGCAAGCATAGTTTAGATATGGCGGAAAATAATTATTTTAGTCATACTAATTTAGAAGGTGAGTCTCCGTTTGACCGGATGCTGAACGATGGCATTCGATATAGCATGGCAGGAGAAAATTTAGCCTACGGACAGAATAGCAGTATATTTGCCCATGAAGGCTTAATGAACTCCATGGGTCATCGGGAAAATATTCTCCAAAAAGATTTTGCCTTCCTAGGCATAGGAGTCGCCTTCAATAACAATGCTCAACCATACTATACAGAAAACTTTCTTACAAAATAA
- a CDS encoding branched-chain amino acid aminotransferase — MTEQTITVTLAKEKKPKPDPSTLVFGKVFTDHMFMMDYSVDKGWHDAQILPYQPITLDPASVIFHYGQAVFEGLKAYLTKEGKVLLFRPEKNMERLNKSNDRLCIPEIDEEFALNALKQLINIDKEWIPNGEGTSLYIRPFIISTQPFLGVAASISYKFMIILSPVGSYYKEGVKPVKIFVENEYVRAVAGGTGSAKTAGNYAASLKAQQIATEKGYSQVLWLDGVEKKYIEEVGAMNVFFKINGEVVTPQLNGSILEGVTRSSIMELLQYWNIPVTERKVTIAEIFEAHKKGELEEAFGTGTAAVISPIGEFFWNEEKIVLNNGETGELATKLYDTITNIQNGRQEDPFGWTVEVK, encoded by the coding sequence GTGACAGAACAAACAATCACTGTAACATTAGCAAAAGAAAAGAAACCAAAACCGGATCCTTCTACATTAGTATTTGGTAAAGTGTTCACTGACCATATGTTTATGATGGATTATTCAGTCGATAAAGGATGGCATGATGCACAAATTCTTCCTTACCAACCAATTACTTTAGATCCTGCTTCTGTTATTTTCCACTATGGCCAAGCAGTTTTTGAAGGATTAAAAGCTTATTTAACAAAAGAAGGAAAAGTCCTTTTATTTAGACCAGAAAAGAATATGGAGCGTTTAAATAAATCAAATGACAGACTTTGTATTCCAGAAATAGATGAAGAGTTTGCATTAAATGCATTAAAACAATTAATTAATATCGACAAAGAATGGATTCCAAATGGGGAAGGAACTTCTTTATACATAAGACCATTTATTATTTCCACTCAACCATTTTTAGGAGTGGCAGCATCTATTAGCTACAAATTTATGATCATTTTATCTCCTGTAGGTTCGTATTATAAAGAAGGTGTTAAGCCTGTAAAAATCTTTGTAGAAAATGAATATGTACGCGCTGTTGCTGGTGGTACTGGTTCAGCAAAAACGGCTGGTAACTATGCCGCAAGCTTAAAAGCACAGCAAATTGCGACAGAAAAAGGCTACTCTCAAGTTCTTTGGTTAGATGGCGTGGAAAAGAAATATATTGAAGAAGTAGGGGCAATGAACGTATTCTTCAAAATTAATGGAGAAGTAGTAACCCCACAATTAAATGGCAGTATTTTAGAAGGTGTAACAAGAAGCAGTATTATGGAGTTGCTACAATATTGGAATATTCCTGTAACGGAAAGAAAAGTTACGATTGCAGAAATATTCGAAGCTCATAAAAAAGGTGAATTAGAAGAAGCATTTGGTACTGGTACAGCAGCCGTTATTTCTCCAATAGGTGAATTTTTCTGGAATGAAGAAAAAATTGTTCTTAATAACGGAGAAACAGGCGAATTAGCAACAAAATTATATGATACGATCACTAACATCCAAAATGGAAGACAAGAAGATCCATTTGGATGGACCGTTGAAGTGAAATAA
- a CDS encoding Cof-type HAD-IIB family hydrolase, translated as MAYKMIVLDMDDTLLTDEHIISEATKKALMLAQEHGVKVVLASGRPTYAMQEAAKELKLAEYGSFILSFNGAKIINCKTGEELFSSTLAPKTVHQLFDLSERENVWIHTYMEDEIITQQNNPFTEIEAQITGLPIKTVADFKETVSSPVVKVLMVKEEDHLKVVEAKLQAELAEHLSVMRSKPFFLEFTELGVTKGTSLAFLIEKLGITREEVIAIGDSYNDVAMIEFAGLGVAMGNAPDDVKELANFVTDTNNNDGVAKVINTFILEPLAAAKQLN; from the coding sequence ATGGCCTATAAAATGATCGTATTAGATATGGATGATACATTATTAACAGATGAACATATAATTTCTGAAGCAACAAAAAAAGCACTTATGCTTGCCCAAGAACATGGTGTAAAGGTAGTTCTTGCATCGGGAAGACCAACATATGCCATGCAGGAAGCTGCAAAAGAGCTAAAGCTTGCGGAATATGGTAGTTTTATTCTTTCATTCAATGGAGCGAAGATAATAAATTGTAAAACGGGTGAAGAACTGTTTAGCAGCACACTTGCTCCAAAAACCGTTCATCAGCTTTTTGATTTAAGCGAAAGAGAAAATGTATGGATTCATACGTATATGGAAGATGAAATCATTACACAACAAAATAATCCATTCACGGAAATCGAAGCACAAATAACAGGATTACCTATAAAAACAGTCGCAGATTTCAAGGAAACTGTTTCTTCTCCTGTTGTAAAGGTATTGATGGTAAAAGAAGAGGATCACTTAAAAGTAGTAGAAGCTAAATTACAAGCAGAGTTAGCAGAACATTTAAGTGTGATGCGCTCCAAGCCATTCTTCCTTGAGTTTACTGAATTAGGAGTTACAAAAGGGACAAGTCTAGCGTTTCTTATCGAAAAGCTTGGCATTACTAGAGAAGAAGTTATTGCCATCGGGGATAGCTATAATGATGTTGCAATGATTGAATTTGCAGGTCTCGGCGTAGCAATGGGTAATGCGCCAGATGATGTGAAGGAACTTGCAAATTTTGTCACAGATACGAATAATAACGATGGAGTTGCTAAAGTTATCAATACATTTATTTTAGAGCCTTTAGCTGCTGCTAAGCAATTAAACTAA
- a CDS encoding IDEAL domain-containing protein encodes MEKYLLNAPKQSVGNVVDSLFAEMVLEKALYDFRKVELKRQIDETLIAGDRELFYRLTEELNQLTT; translated from the coding sequence ATGGAAAAGTATTTATTAAATGCACCAAAACAGTCTGTAGGAAATGTTGTTGATTCTTTATTTGCTGAAATGGTCTTAGAAAAAGCCCTTTACGATTTTCGAAAAGTAGAACTAAAAAGACAAATTGATGAAACATTGATCGCTGGTGACAGAGAATTATTTTATCGCTTAACGGAAGAGTTAAATCAATTAACTACTTAA
- the pepF gene encoding oligoendopeptidase F: MQLFKTREEVAIFEKWNLGDIYESEEEWEKDLEAVKEKIDGLKAFNGKITNGANLLTYLSLSEEVSFIYRKVYAYGMLLLDLDTRNTHAQSLIEKTRYVGQKYSSATSFFMPYLLSLDEKELKAYIKEEEGLAYFEKDLLESFRYKKHVLSKEKEEILSELGESLAVPSNVFGMINNADITFGEVTNDNGEKVELTRGMYAKRIENEDREVRKEAYLAYYKPYIGLKNTIAATFSAAIKNNVKTAKLRNYPSALEKSLFGDQVPVEVYNNLIRTTRKNLPYLDDYMNFRKERLQIEELHAYDLSVPLVGEAAKEEISYDKAFQIMLDALQPLGEDYISVLKSFKEKRYLDVRETPGKRSGAYNLGLYGVHPYILLNHRDDLDSLFTLAHECGHGMHSYFSSKHQPQISAGYSIFVAEVASTVNEVLLIRHLLKIEKDPDKREHLLHHFIDSFKGTFFTQVMFSEFEKTVHEQAENGLPLSLDFFNTTYEELFKAYNGSDLVVDEQVKYGWSRIPHFYRPFYVYKYATGFASAINIADKLLEGKKEDVENYLNFLKSGSSDYPLELLKKTGVDLTTPEPIDHALTIFHSLVKEVLGK; encoded by the coding sequence ATGCAACTATTTAAAACAAGGGAAGAAGTCGCAATTTTTGAAAAGTGGAATTTAGGCGATATATATGAATCAGAAGAAGAGTGGGAAAAGGATTTAGAAGCGGTAAAGGAAAAAATTGATGGGCTTAAAGCATTCAATGGAAAAATTACCAATGGAGCTAACTTATTAACTTACCTATCTTTATCGGAGGAAGTTAGTTTTATTTATCGAAAAGTTTACGCATACGGAATGCTGCTGTTAGATTTAGACACGCGTAATACCCATGCACAAAGCCTTATTGAAAAAACACGTTATGTCGGCCAAAAATATAGCAGTGCCACATCCTTTTTTATGCCCTATTTATTATCGTTAGATGAAAAAGAACTAAAAGCATACATAAAAGAAGAAGAGGGATTAGCTTATTTCGAAAAGGATTTATTGGAATCCTTTCGCTATAAAAAACATGTTTTAAGCAAGGAAAAAGAAGAAATCTTATCAGAACTCGGGGAATCATTAGCTGTTCCTAGCAATGTTTTCGGGATGATCAACAATGCGGATATAACCTTTGGAGAAGTAACAAATGACAATGGAGAAAAGGTTGAATTAACAAGGGGAATGTATGCGAAACGAATCGAAAATGAAGATAGAGAAGTAAGAAAAGAAGCTTATCTAGCGTATTATAAGCCCTATATTGGTCTAAAAAATACGATAGCTGCTACTTTTAGTGCAGCAATAAAAAATAATGTAAAAACGGCAAAGCTAAGAAATTATCCTTCAGCCTTGGAAAAAAGCTTATTCGGTGATCAAGTTCCTGTTGAAGTGTACAATAATTTAATTCGTACAACTAGAAAAAACTTACCTTATTTGGATGACTATATGAATTTTCGTAAAGAGCGACTGCAGATTGAAGAGCTCCATGCCTATGATTTAAGTGTGCCACTAGTTGGAGAAGCAGCAAAAGAAGAAATCAGCTACGATAAAGCGTTCCAAATAATGCTTGATGCCTTACAGCCGTTAGGGGAAGACTATATTTCTGTATTAAAAAGCTTTAAAGAGAAGCGTTACTTAGATGTGCGGGAAACACCAGGAAAACGATCAGGTGCATATAATTTAGGTTTATACGGTGTGCACCCATATATTCTTCTTAACCATCGAGACGATTTAGATAGTCTATTTACTTTAGCTCATGAATGTGGGCATGGTATGCATTCTTATTTTAGTAGCAAGCATCAGCCGCAAATAAGTGCAGGATATAGCATTTTTGTAGCAGAAGTGGCTTCTACGGTTAATGAAGTTTTGCTAATTAGGCATTTATTAAAAATAGAAAAAGATCCAGATAAAAGAGAGCATTTACTACATCATTTTATCGATAGCTTTAAAGGAACATTTTTTACTCAAGTAATGTTTAGTGAATTCGAAAAAACTGTCCATGAGCAAGCTGAGAATGGATTGCCGCTTTCCTTGGATTTTTTCAATACAACCTATGAGGAATTATTTAAAGCATACAATGGGAGTGATTTAGTAGTAGATGAGCAAGTGAAGTATGGCTGGTCGAGGATCCCTCATTTTTATCGACCATTTTATGTATATAAGTATGCGACCGGATTTGCTTCTGCTATTAATATTGCAGACAAACTTTTAGAAGGAAAGAAAGAGGACGTAGAAAACTATTTAAACTTTTTAAAAAGTGGAAGTTCTGATTACCCTCTTGAACTGCTTAAGAAAACAGGCGTCGATTTGACTACACCAGAACCAATTGATCATGCACTTACTATTTTCCATTCTTTAGTGAAGGAAGTTTTAGGAAAATAA